A region from the Salminus brasiliensis chromosome 22, fSalBra1.hap2, whole genome shotgun sequence genome encodes:
- the aatkb gene encoding serine/threonine-protein kinase LMTK1 isoform X2 — protein sequence MSTLASPASANGPDVYVLPLSEVSLPVAKQPGRSVQLLKSTDAARQSLLYIKEIGHGWFGKVLLGEVNSGLSTTQVVVKELKTSASVQDQMHFLEEARPYRSLQHPALVQCLAQCTEVTPYLLIMELCPLGDVKGYLRSCRAADSVTPDPLLLQRMACQIASGLLHLHKHDYMHSDLALRNCLLTSDVTVKIGDYGLSHSKYKDDYFVTSDQSWVPLRWIAPELVDDVHGNLLVVDQTKQSNIWSLGVTIWELFELGNQPYRHYSDRQVLSYAVKDQQLKLPKPLLQFPLADRWYEVMQFCWLQPDQRPTAEEVHLLLSYLCAKGASEAEEDFERRWNSMRPNMNHGSLHGAGPLALEMPQSSTTSSSFPLLERFSAGDGYQSESGDDILTVTETSHGLNFEYKWEQARAKQPYHSSSTTGTLGQGNPHCQEIYYPPGGMVGGCGIDGLTLGVSPQYFEPKQLHTPGVVPVLSAHSPSVSSEYYIRIEEPVECNINLDYTMCAYSPEFGGSNGSFLTGSGDSGDCMNCPSEGKPIESYWSADIHKNSAYDSDSSPAMSLTMEPLLGQVSDASPLRPWESGHYVSYKDRDGGYYYEHSPPLGIDRYLIGELSEPPRESWGSRSLRQALGELEDPLGISPSLGSPPQGYTDHYLESSQGSVIGKNVTGGYYDMMGSLRKTMPGNHSVCIDMESGGAVFVGRDDSDTEEEEDLFIERQAMGWSGNHSTKNTLSLGRRQSSSRQVYADFHYTMPMTDVEDAWPEQHSLPYCSTKPINYLEATAKSNTCPVHGRHASVSSSDCSSYIHLCHEPREAEVYPVPCCQALSNSHFVDPLTGTLVRNCFMNDAVSEKNPGLPSRNQQINQSALPIGRITIKSEPTNSNVKQTESSEYIDTAIREGMLKEESSVQDKCQTDPKIEVTTTPQQLEKCLPELTSTEPESEASRTVDSGMERGHSSISLVEIDDCSDDDITDVTSGIFGDFTGDYAEAADYSTQTFKSLQKQVNTPDSMDSIDIPSTAGSSETLSPTSLHPSNSPRAMDSGYDTENNESPEFVLKEPLEPQDTKAFIQPMEISISNPCTLTEVKEQDAEIVRPQQEDVEEAVALTTSQSTDEGLTALSEKTPYRDSAYFSDYEAGKEKDSEEDSEKDTDDLERQEEESVEMIEQKGLLPKQMLEIDHEKAHVADTDENSENIHSNTEESVPLETDESISFSTTELSINCTTSSETSACPKFDSVQEDSLEVDSDQDGSQSLALTVLPCSDTKQTNHETEGTDLVLSLKPSTTESLSGNDCMQTTLDISADELQKEEDAIEEETSATCSEELAPQENSTLKADTKKSVPTDPFADESVTPESKDRFQCHKSSTRPSSPPPPTPLPPLEGRVSPADGEEADEEDGDSEDSDESDEELRTYSIQDQSEDSEDEAFPVPIIVSDCSDAHKLRSLLKIPNLLADSLCDDLESKKKVVSFFDDVTVYLFDQESPTRELAEHGFPLGGDTSMQGGKGKVPNPQEKVNASDDSSDGNISEESAGFEWEDDFPLLPLPTSSKGSPPDIKAKPSLPSSATNSKPVAQFSRFTVSPSTVSRFSITHVSDSDMDSAGGSSEDGERE from the exons GGCGATGTGAAAGGTTACCTGCGCAGCTGCAGGGCGGCAGATTCTGTGACCCCTGACCCTTTGCTCCTCCAGAGAATGGCATGCCAGATCGCCTCGGGCCTTCTGCATCTCCACAAACATGACTACATGCACAG CGATCTGGCTTTGAGAAACTGCCTTCTGACATCAGATGTGACCGTTAAAATAGGAGACTATGGGCTGTCACACAGCAAGTATAAG GATGACTACTTTGTGACATCAGATCAGTCCTGGGTGCCGTTACGCTGGATTGCTCCTGAACTGGTTGATGACGTTCATGGCAACCTACTGGTGGTGGATCAAACCAAACAAAGCAACATTTG GTCTCTCGGGGTAACCATCTGGGAGTTATTTGAGTTGGGAAACCAGCCTTATAGACATTACTCAGACAGGCAAGTCCTCAGCTATGCTGTAAAGGACCAGCAACTGAAACTGCCAAAGCCGTTGCTCCAGTTCCCTCTTGCTGACCGCTG GTATGAAGTCATGCAGTTCTGCTGGCTTCAGCCAGACCAGAGGCCAACTGCTGAGGAGGTTCACCTCCTACTCAGTTACCTGTGTGCCAAAGGTGCCAGTGAGGCAGAGGAAGATTTCGAGAGGCGCTGGAACTCCATGAGACCCAACATGAATCATGGCAGCCTGCATGGGGCTGGTCCCCTTGCTCTAGAGATGCCCCAATCCTCCAcaacctcctcctccttcccttTACTGGAACGGTTCTCTGCTGGTGATGGCTACCAGTCGGAGTCAGGAGATGACATTCTTACAGTTACAGAGACCAGCCATGGTCTAAACTTTGAGTACAAGTGGGAGCAAGCAAGAGCTAAGCAGCCCTATCACTCTTCATCCACCACTGGAACATTAGGTCAAGGGAATCCACATTGCCAGGAGATCTACTACCCCCCAGGGGGGATGGTAGGTGGATGTGGGATTGATGGACTCACCTTAGGGGTCTCCCCCCAGTACTTTGAACCTAAACAGTTACACACCCCAGGTGTGGTGCCGGTCCTCAGCGCTCATAGTCCATCAGTTAGTAGTGAGTACTACATTCGTATTGAAGAGCCAGTAGAATGCAATATTAACTTGGATTATACCATGTGTGCTTACAGCCCTGAATTTGGGGGCAGCAATGGCAGCTTTCTCACTGGTAGTGGAGACTCAGGGGATTGCATGAACTGCCCCTCTGAGGGCAAGCCAATCGAGTCATACTGGTCAGCGGACATCCACAAAAACAGTGCCTACGATTCAGACAGCAGTCCGGCCATGTCTCTAACCATGGAGCCACTTCTAGGTCAGGTATCTGATGCAAGTCCACTCAGACCTTGGGAATCAGGTCACTATGTATCGTACAAAGATAGGGATGGAGGCTACTATTATGAACACTCGCCACCTCTGGGTATAGACCGCTACCTGATTGGAGAGTTATCGGAACCTCCCCGAGAGAGCTGGGGGTCTCGAAGCTTAAGACAGGCTCTTGGTGAACTGGAGGACCCATTGGGCATTTCCCCGTCTCTTGGCAGTCCCCCTCAGGGGTATACTGATCATTATCTAGAGAGCAGCCAAGGATCAGTTATAGGGAAAAATGTAACTGGAGGATACTATGATATGATGGGTTCCTTGAGGAAGACCATGCCAGGCAACCACTCAGTTTGTATTGACATGGAATCAGGCGGAGCTGTGTTTGTCGGGAGAGATGATAGTGACACTGAAGAGGAAGAGGACCTGTTCATTGAGAGGCAAGCGATGGGCTGGTCTGGCAACCACTCAACAAAAAATACTTTGAGCTTGGGTCGAAGGCAAAGCTCATCTAGGCAAGTTTATGCAGACTTTCATTACACTATGCCCATGACAGATGTTGAGGATGCATGGCCAGAGCAGCACAGCCTCCCATACTGCTCTACCAAACCTATTAACTACCTGGAAGCCACAGCAAAAAGCAACACCTGCCCCGTGCACGGCAGACATGCATCAGTGTCCTCGTCAGACTGCAGCTCTTACATTCATCTGTGTCATGAGCCAAGAGAAGCAGAGGTGTACCCTGTACCTTGTTGTCAGGCTTTGAGCAATTCACACTTTGTGGATCCTCTCACTGGGACATTGGTAAGAAACTGCTTCATGAATGACGCTGTTTCTGAAAAAAATCCAGGCCTACCCAGCAGGAACCAGCAGATAAATCAGTCCGCTTTGCCTATTGGGCGCATAACTATAAAATCTGAGCCAacaaacagcaatgtgaaacAGACTGAGTCCTCAGAGTATATAGACACTGCAATCAGAGAGGGGATGCTCAAGGAAGAAAGTAGTGTACAAGATAAATGTCAGACAGACCCCAAAATCGAGGTTACAACCACCCCTCAACAGCTAGAGAAATGCCTGCCTGAGCTCACCTCCACAGAGCCTGAATCAGAAGCCAGCAGGACGGTGGACAGTGGTATGGAGCGCGGACACTCCAGTATTAGCCTGGTGGAGATCGATGACTGCAGTGATGACGACATCACTGACGTTACCTCAGGGATTTTTGGTGACTTCACGGGAGATTATGCAGAGGCAGCTGACTACTCCACCCAGACATTCAAGTCGCTGCAGAAGCAGGTGAACACACCTGACTCCATGGATTCCATTGATATACCGTCCACCGCAGGCTCTAGTGAAACTCTCAGCCCtacctccctccatccctcaaaTTCGCCCAGGGCTATGGACAGCGGTTATGACACAGAGAACAATGAGTCTCCTGAGTTTGTCCTGAAGGAGCCCCTTGAACCCCAAGACACTAAAGCCTTCATCCAGCCAATGGAGATCTCAATCTCCAACCCTTGCACACTCACAGAAGTGAAAGAACAAGATGCGGAAATAGTTCGTCCTCAACAAGAAGATGTGGAAGAGGCAGTTGCCTTGACAACATCTcagagcactgatgaagggTTGACTGCACTGAGTGAGAAAACCCCATACAGAGATTCGGCCTACTTTTCTGACTATGAAGctgggaaagagaaagacagcgaAGAAGACAGTGAAAAAGACACTGACGATCTTGAGAGGCAGGAGGAGGAATCAGTGGAAATGATAGAACAAAAGGGACTATTACCAAAACAGATGCTGGAGATAGACCATGAAAAGGCACATGTTGCAGACACAGACGAAAACAGTGAAAACATCCACAGCAATACTGAAGAAAGTGTGCCATTGGAAACAGACGAAAGCATTTCCTTTAGCACCACTGAACTTTCCATCAACTGTACCACGTCTTCTGAGACGAGCGCTTGTCCGAAATTTGACAGTGTCCAGGAGGACAGTCTAGAGGTAGATTCAGATCAAGACGGCAGTCAGTCATTAGCTTTAACTGTGTTGCCTTGTTCTGATACCAAGCAAACAAACCATGAAACCGAGGGAACAGACCTTGTACTTTCTCTTAAACCATCAACCACCGAAAGCCTCAGTGGGAACGACTGCATGCAGACCACTCTTGACATCAGTGCAGATGAGCTTCAGAAGGAAGAGGATGCTATTGAAGAAGAGACATCTGCCACATGCTCAGAAGAACTAGCCCCCCAGGAAAACAGTACGCTTAAAGCTGACACAAAGAAGAGCGTTCCAACAGATCCCTTTGCAGACGAGTCGGTAACTCCAGAGAGTAAGGACAGATTTCAGTGTCACAAGAGTTCCACTCgcccttcttctcctcctccccctACCCCTCTCCCACCACTTGAGGGCAGAGTGTCCCCAGCAGATGGAGAAGAGGCTGATGAGGAGGATGGGGATTCAGAAGACAGCGATGAATCCGATGAGGAGCTGCGCACCTATAGCATCCAGGACCAGAGCGAGGATAGTGAGGATGAGGCCTTTCCAGTGCCCATCATTGTGAGTGACTGCAGCGATGCACATAAACTTAGAAGCCTGCTCAAGATTCCCAACCTCCTCGCTGACTCCCTCTGCGATGACCTAGAGTCGAAGAAGAAGGTGGTGTCCTTCTTTGATGATGTTACTGTCTACTTGTTTGACCAA GAAAGTCCGACAAGAGAGCTAGCAGAACATGGCTTCCCATTGGGAGGCGATACAAGCATGCAGGGTGGAAAGGGCAAAGTGCCAAACCCACAGGAAAAAGTCAACGCCTCTGACGACTCCTCAGATGGAAACATTTCAGAAGAGA GTGCAGGGTTTGAGTGGGAGGATGACTTCCCTTTGCTGCCACTCCCCACCTCTTCAAAGGGATCTCCGCCAGACATCAAGGCTAAGCCAAGCCTGCCCTCCAGCGCCACAAACAGCAAACCTGTGGCACAGTTCTCCCGTTTCACTGTTTCACCCTCCACGGTCTCTCGTTTCTCCATCACCCATGTTTCTGACTCAGACATGGATTCTGCAGGAG GGAGCAGCGAGGATGGCGAGCGAGAGTGA